In the Kribbella sp. NBC_00482 genome, one interval contains:
- a CDS encoding hotdog fold thioesterase, producing the protein MGMEGTLLQLMGIVVSEASPERVVATMPVKGNTQPYGLLHGGASCVLAESLGSIGSALHAAASGKVAVGVDINATHHRAVRDGVVTGVATPIYLGRTTTSYEVVVTDDRDKRVCTARITCQLIQAPPGS; encoded by the coding sequence ATGGGCATGGAGGGCACACTCCTCCAGCTGATGGGAATCGTTGTCAGCGAAGCATCACCCGAACGGGTGGTCGCGACGATGCCGGTCAAGGGCAACACGCAGCCGTACGGTCTGCTGCACGGCGGCGCGTCCTGCGTGCTCGCCGAGAGCCTCGGCTCGATCGGGTCGGCGCTGCACGCGGCGGCGTCCGGGAAGGTCGCGGTCGGCGTCGACATCAACGCGACCCACCACCGCGCGGTCCGCGACGGGGTCGTCACCGGCGTCGCGACACCGATCTACCTCGGCCGGACCACCACGTCGTACGAGGTGGTCGTCACCGACGACCGGGACAAGCGGGTGTGCACCGCCCGGATCACTTGCCAGCTGATTCAGGCGCCGCCCGGGAGCTGA
- a CDS encoding ABC transporter permease has product MAKSRAGLGLRMRRNWQLYAMLALPLIWLAIFAYWPMYGVIIAFKDYNVVSGIWGSPWAGMKYFDRFVESYQFWRLIKNTVYLHVYELVATFPLPIILALCLNTVRRKWFSRTTQLITYAPHFISTVVVVGLLVVLTSPNTGVTNKLIGLFGFGPTDVMGDSGMFRHLFVWSGAWQTMGFAAIIYLAALTSVPPELHEAAIVDGASRMRRMWHIDLPAIVPVAVILLILDIGRILSVGFEKVLLMQNSLNLDVAEVIDTYVYKIGLASSVPQFSYATAIGLFRSVIGLVLLVLANAFARRFAKSSLW; this is encoded by the coding sequence GTGGCGAAGTCCAGGGCCGGCCTCGGCCTGCGAATGCGCCGGAACTGGCAGCTCTACGCCATGCTCGCGCTACCGCTGATCTGGCTGGCGATCTTCGCCTACTGGCCGATGTACGGCGTGATCATCGCGTTCAAGGACTACAACGTGGTGTCCGGGATCTGGGGCAGCCCGTGGGCCGGGATGAAGTACTTCGACCGGTTCGTGGAGTCGTACCAGTTCTGGCGGCTGATCAAGAACACCGTGTACCTGCACGTCTACGAACTGGTCGCGACGTTCCCGTTGCCGATCATCCTCGCGCTGTGCCTGAACACGGTCCGGAGGAAGTGGTTCAGCCGCACGACGCAGCTGATCACCTACGCGCCGCACTTCATCTCGACCGTGGTCGTGGTCGGTCTGCTCGTGGTCCTGACCAGCCCGAACACCGGTGTGACGAACAAGCTGATCGGGTTGTTCGGGTTCGGCCCGACTGACGTGATGGGCGATTCGGGCATGTTCCGGCATCTCTTCGTCTGGTCGGGCGCGTGGCAGACGATGGGGTTCGCCGCGATCATCTACCTGGCTGCGCTGACCAGTGTTCCGCCGGAGCTGCACGAGGCGGCGATCGTGGACGGTGCGTCCCGGATGCGGCGGATGTGGCACATCGACCTGCCGGCGATCGTGCCGGTCGCGGTGATCCTGCTGATCCTGGACATCGGCCGAATCCTGTCCGTCGGCTTCGAGAAGGTGCTGCTGATGCAGAACAGCCTGAACCTCGATGTCGCGGAGGTGATCGACACCTACGTGTACAAGATCGGTCTGGCGTCCTCGGTGCCGCAGTTCAGTTATGCGACCGCGATCGGGTTGTTCCGATCAGTCATCGGCCTGGTGCTGCTGGTGCTCGCGAACGCGTTCGCCCGGCGGTTCGCGAAGTCAAGCTTGTGGTGA
- a CDS encoding ABC transporter ATP-binding protein, with translation MAAMLEVKDLEVAYGKILAVKKISFSVEQGQVVSLIGTNGAGKTTTLKTISGLLRPTGGEIWFQGERIDHVAAHDIVTRGLAHSPEGRRIFPRLSVEENLMLGAFSRRDPGGVRVDLQTAYDLFPILGERRKQPAGTFSGGEQQMLAMGRAMMSRPKLLMLDEPSMGLSPIMMKRIMTTVTELQRQGTTILLVEQNAQAALKRADYGYVLEVGKVVLSGSGRDLLVNDSVRKAYLGED, from the coding sequence ATGGCCGCGATGCTCGAGGTCAAGGACCTGGAAGTTGCCTACGGCAAGATCCTTGCGGTGAAGAAGATCAGCTTCAGCGTGGAGCAGGGGCAGGTGGTGTCGCTGATCGGCACCAACGGCGCCGGCAAGACCACCACGCTGAAGACGATCTCCGGTCTGCTCCGGCCGACCGGCGGCGAGATCTGGTTCCAGGGCGAGCGGATCGACCACGTGGCGGCGCACGACATCGTCACCCGCGGTCTGGCGCACTCGCCCGAGGGCCGGCGGATCTTCCCGCGGCTGTCGGTCGAGGAGAACCTGATGCTCGGCGCGTTCTCCCGCCGGGACCCGGGGGGCGTGCGCGTCGACCTGCAGACGGCGTACGACCTGTTCCCGATCCTGGGGGAGCGGCGCAAGCAGCCGGCCGGTACGTTCTCCGGCGGTGAGCAGCAGATGCTGGCGATGGGACGGGCGATGATGAGCCGGCCGAAGCTGCTGATGCTGGACGAGCCCTCGATGGGTCTGTCACCGATCATGATGAAGCGGATCATGACGACGGTGACCGAGCTGCAGCGGCAGGGTACGACGATCCTGCTGGTCGAGCAGAACGCCCAGGCCGCGCTGAAGCGGGCCGACTACGGGTACGTGCTCGAGGTCGGGAAGGTCGTGCTGTCCGGCTCCGGCCGGGACCTGCTGGTGAACGACTCGGTCCGCAAGGCTTATCTGGGCGAGGACTGA
- a CDS encoding ABC transporter ATP-binding protein yields MTVTEPQDVAARPIGDPVLEASGVTMRFGGLLAVNDVNLTVREGEIVGLIGPNGAGKTTFFNCLTGLYKPTSGQVRFSGTPLPPKPRAVVRAGMARTFQNIRLFANMTALENVMVGRYCRTSAGALTSVLHGPKFRREEAATRARAQELLEFVGLGRSAEHLARNMPYGDQRRLEIARALATDPKLILLDEPTAGMNPQETRQASDLIFKIRDSGLSVVVIEHDMRFIFNLCDRVLCLVQGAALIEGTPEEVQSDPRVIEAYIGTGEDDDEDPQDDVPGGEV; encoded by the coding sequence ATGACGGTGACCGAACCTCAGGACGTGGCCGCGCGGCCGATCGGCGACCCGGTCCTGGAAGCCTCCGGTGTGACCATGCGGTTCGGTGGTCTGCTGGCGGTCAACGACGTCAACCTGACCGTCCGCGAGGGCGAGATCGTCGGTCTGATCGGCCCGAACGGCGCCGGCAAGACGACGTTCTTCAACTGCCTGACCGGCCTCTACAAGCCGACCAGCGGACAGGTCCGGTTCTCCGGTACGCCGTTGCCGCCCAAGCCGCGGGCCGTGGTCCGGGCCGGGATGGCGCGGACGTTCCAGAACATCCGGCTGTTCGCGAACATGACCGCGCTGGAGAACGTGATGGTCGGGCGCTACTGCCGGACCAGCGCGGGCGCGCTCACCTCGGTGCTGCACGGCCCGAAGTTCCGCCGCGAGGAGGCGGCCACCCGGGCCCGGGCGCAGGAGCTGCTGGAGTTCGTCGGGCTCGGCCGGTCGGCCGAGCACCTGGCCCGGAACATGCCGTACGGCGACCAGCGCCGGCTCGAGATCGCGCGGGCGCTGGCCACCGACCCGAAGCTCATCCTGCTGGACGAGCCGACCGCCGGTATGAACCCGCAGGAGACCCGGCAGGCCAGTGACCTGATCTTCAAGATCCGGGACTCCGGGCTGTCGGTCGTGGTGATCGAGCACGACATGCGGTTCATCTTCAACCTCTGCGACCGGGTGCTCTGCCTGGTCCAGGGCGCGGCCCTGATCGAGGGCACGCCCGAGGAGGTGCAGTCCGACCCGCGGGTGATCGAGGCCTACATCGGCACCGGCGAGGACGACGACGAGGACCCGCAGGACGACGTACCCGGAGGAGAGGTCTGA
- a CDS encoding carbohydrate ABC transporter permease has product MSAGTTLAPDEARLGAGAPIQDTKGDKIALACIYAALGLFCLAVLYPIVYVLSASVSNTKLVSAGEVWLWPVGFTLDAYKAILDYKSIVSGFGNSVFYAVTGAVVATILTLLAAYPLSRKGLPGKGIIMAAFVFTMMFSGGLIPTYLVVHELGLLNTRWAMILPTALAVWNVIITRTYFMVTIPEELVEAGKVDGCSDFGFFWRVVLPLSKPIIAVNLLFYAVGSWNSFFNALIYLTNEHLFPLQVILRQILLQTKVDPSQMPDTSKLAQMQELQQQLKYSLIVIGMIPPLLVYPFVQKHFVKGAMIGSLKG; this is encoded by the coding sequence ATGAGCGCGGGGACGACGCTGGCGCCGGACGAGGCGCGGCTCGGGGCCGGTGCGCCGATCCAGGACACCAAGGGCGACAAGATCGCGCTGGCCTGTATCTACGCCGCGCTCGGGCTGTTCTGCCTGGCGGTGCTGTACCCGATCGTCTACGTCCTCAGTGCCTCGGTCAGCAACACCAAGCTGGTGTCCGCGGGCGAGGTATGGCTGTGGCCGGTCGGCTTCACGCTGGACGCGTACAAGGCGATCCTCGACTACAAGTCGATCGTCAGTGGCTTCGGCAACTCGGTGTTCTACGCGGTCACCGGCGCTGTGGTGGCCACGATCCTCACGCTGCTCGCGGCGTACCCGTTGTCGCGGAAGGGGCTGCCGGGCAAGGGGATCATCATGGCGGCGTTCGTGTTCACGATGATGTTCAGCGGCGGGCTGATCCCGACGTACCTGGTCGTGCACGAGCTGGGACTGCTGAACACGCGGTGGGCGATGATCCTGCCGACGGCGCTGGCGGTCTGGAACGTGATCATCACCCGGACCTACTTCATGGTGACGATCCCGGAAGAGCTGGTGGAGGCCGGGAAGGTGGACGGCTGCAGCGACTTCGGGTTCTTCTGGCGCGTCGTCCTGCCGTTGAGCAAGCCGATCATCGCCGTGAACCTGTTGTTCTACGCGGTCGGTTCGTGGAACTCGTTCTTCAACGCGCTGATCTACCTGACCAACGAGCACCTGTTCCCGTTGCAGGTGATCCTGCGGCAGATCCTGCTCCAGACCAAGGTCGACCCGTCCCAGATGCCCGACACCAGCAAGCTGGCACAGATGCAGGAGCTGCAGCAGCAGCTGAAGTACTCGCTGATCGTGATCGGCATGATCCCGCCGCTGCTGGTCTACCCCTTCGTCCAGAAGCACTTCGTCAAGGGAGCCATGATCGGCTCCCTGAAGGGATGA
- the polA gene encoding DNA polymerase I: MTKDTPEAGAVRPRVLLLDGHSLAYRAFYALPVENFSTTTGQHTNAVYGFTSMLINMLRDEQPTHICVAFDVSRKTFRSEQYTEYKAGRSKSPDEFKGQISLVKEVLEALRIPTTEIDGWEADDIIATLATQASEQGFEVLISSGDRDSFQLVSEDVTVLYPKRGVSEIARMDPAAIEEKYGVGPRMYPDLAALVGEHSDNLPGVPGVGPKTAAKWLNQFGSLNDVIDRVNEIKGKAGESLREHLSDVIRNRQINELVRDLTLDVSVDDLVRTPWDRDKVHTLFDSLEFRVLRERLVAEHEEVDAAVDHGFELEGVQLKPGEVGAWLKEHVSGGDRVGVAVQGSWGGGTGQITGLALANTSGAAAWFDPTTMTPDDESAWAAWLADEKQPKALHDVNGPLLGFLERGWTLAGLSSDTQLSAYLVRPDQRAYDLADLTVRYLKRELRNEEAENGQLSFDDVEGGPAADHTMLRARAIADLADTLDAELEKQAGTALLADVELPLIQVIAAMERDGIAVDRAYLEELEERFATGVREAATSAYEVIGKEINLGSPKQLQVVLFDELQMPKTKRTKTGYTTDADSLQALFEKTEHPFLAYLLAHRDATRLRQTVEGLLKTISPRDGRIHTTFNQTIAATGRLSSTEPNLQNIPIRTEEGRRIRQAFVVGEGNESLMSADYSQIEMRIMAHVSKDQGLIDAFNSGMDFHSVTASRVFSVEPSAVTQEQRAKIKAMNYGLAYGLSAYGLSQQLKIGVDEAKGLMDEYFEGFGGVRDYLRSIVIDAGKTGYTETILGRRRYLPDLTSDNRQRREMAERMALNAPIQGSAADVIKMAMLKVERSLRESGLKSRMLLQVHDELVFEIAPGEREPLEKLVRHDMGHAVDMTVPLDVSVGVGRTWHEAAH; this comes from the coding sequence ATGACCAAGGACACCCCGGAAGCCGGCGCCGTTCGGCCGCGGGTGCTGCTGCTGGACGGGCACTCCCTGGCGTACCGGGCGTTCTACGCGCTCCCGGTGGAGAACTTCTCCACTACTACCGGGCAGCACACCAACGCGGTGTACGGGTTCACCTCGATGCTGATCAACATGCTGCGCGACGAGCAGCCCACGCACATCTGCGTCGCGTTCGACGTGTCCCGCAAGACCTTCCGCTCCGAGCAGTACACGGAGTACAAGGCCGGCCGGTCGAAGTCGCCCGACGAGTTCAAGGGGCAGATCTCGCTGGTCAAGGAGGTGCTGGAGGCGCTCCGGATCCCGACCACGGAGATCGACGGCTGGGAGGCCGACGACATCATCGCGACGCTCGCCACGCAGGCGTCCGAGCAGGGCTTCGAGGTGCTGATCAGCAGCGGTGACCGGGACTCGTTCCAGCTGGTCAGCGAGGACGTCACGGTGCTGTACCCGAAGCGCGGCGTGTCCGAGATCGCCCGGATGGACCCGGCCGCGATCGAGGAGAAGTACGGCGTCGGCCCGCGGATGTATCCGGATCTCGCCGCGCTGGTGGGGGAGCACAGCGACAACCTGCCCGGCGTTCCCGGGGTCGGCCCGAAGACGGCAGCCAAGTGGCTGAACCAGTTCGGCTCGCTGAACGACGTGATCGACCGGGTGAACGAGATCAAGGGCAAGGCGGGCGAGTCGCTGCGCGAGCACCTGTCCGACGTGATCCGGAACCGGCAGATCAACGAGCTGGTCCGCGACCTCACCCTGGACGTTTCTGTGGACGACCTGGTCCGGACACCGTGGGACCGGGACAAGGTGCACACGCTGTTCGACAGCCTGGAGTTCCGGGTGCTGCGCGAGCGGCTGGTCGCGGAGCACGAGGAGGTCGACGCGGCCGTCGACCACGGCTTCGAGCTGGAGGGCGTGCAGCTGAAGCCGGGCGAGGTAGGGGCCTGGCTGAAGGAGCACGTGAGCGGCGGTGACCGCGTCGGTGTCGCGGTGCAGGGCAGCTGGGGCGGCGGCACCGGTCAGATCACCGGCCTGGCGCTGGCGAACACGTCCGGTGCGGCGGCCTGGTTCGACCCGACCACGATGACGCCGGACGACGAGTCGGCCTGGGCCGCGTGGCTCGCCGACGAGAAGCAGCCGAAGGCGCTGCACGACGTGAACGGGCCGCTGCTCGGCTTCCTGGAGCGCGGCTGGACCCTCGCCGGCCTCAGCTCGGACACCCAGCTCAGTGCGTACCTGGTCCGCCCGGATCAGCGGGCGTACGACCTCGCCGACCTGACCGTTCGGTATCTCAAGCGCGAGCTGCGCAACGAGGAGGCCGAGAACGGCCAGCTCAGCTTCGACGACGTCGAGGGCGGGCCGGCCGCGGACCACACGATGCTGCGCGCCCGCGCGATCGCGGACCTCGCCGACACCCTCGACGCCGAGCTCGAGAAGCAGGCCGGTACGGCGCTGCTCGCGGACGTCGAGCTGCCGCTGATCCAGGTGATCGCCGCGATGGAGCGGGACGGGATCGCGGTCGACCGGGCGTACCTCGAGGAGCTCGAGGAGCGGTTCGCCACCGGCGTACGGGAAGCGGCCACGTCGGCGTACGAGGTGATCGGCAAGGAGATCAACCTCGGGTCACCGAAGCAGTTGCAGGTGGTGCTGTTCGACGAGCTGCAGATGCCGAAGACGAAGCGGACCAAGACCGGGTACACCACAGACGCGGACTCGCTGCAGGCGCTGTTCGAGAAGACCGAGCACCCGTTCCTGGCGTACCTGCTGGCGCACCGGGACGCGACCCGGCTGCGGCAGACGGTCGAGGGGTTGCTGAAGACGATCAGCCCGCGCGACGGGCGGATCCACACGACGTTCAACCAGACCATCGCGGCGACCGGCCGGCTGAGCTCGACCGAGCCGAACCTGCAGAACATCCCGATCCGCACCGAGGAGGGCCGCCGGATCCGGCAGGCGTTCGTGGTCGGCGAGGGCAACGAGTCGCTGATGTCGGCGGACTACAGCCAGATCGAGATGCGGATCATGGCGCACGTGTCGAAGGACCAGGGCCTGATCGACGCGTTCAACTCCGGGATGGACTTCCACTCGGTGACCGCGTCCCGGGTGTTCTCGGTGGAGCCGTCCGCGGTGACCCAGGAGCAGCGCGCGAAGATCAAGGCGATGAACTACGGGCTCGCGTACGGCCTGTCGGCGTACGGGCTGAGCCAGCAGTTGAAGATCGGCGTCGACGAGGCCAAGGGCCTGATGGACGAGTACTTCGAGGGCTTCGGCGGGGTCCGGGACTACCTGCGGTCGATCGTGATCGACGCCGGCAAGACCGGGTACACCGAGACCATCCTGGGCCGCCGGCGGTACCTGCCGGACCTGACCAGCGACAACCGGCAGCGCCGCGAGATGGCCGAGCGGATGGCGCTGAACGCGCCGATCCAGGGGTCGGCCGCGGACGTCATCAAGATGGCGATGCTGAAGGTCGAGCGGTCGCTGCGCGAGTCCGGCCTGAAGTCACGGATGCTCCTCCAGGTTCACGACGAACTCGTCTTCGAGATCGCCCCCGGCGAACGCGAACCCCTCGAGAAGCTGGTCCGCCACGACATGGGCCACGCCGTCGACATGACCGTCCCGCTCGACGTGTCGGTCGGCGTAGGCCGCACCTGGCACGAAGCGGCCCACTAA
- a CDS encoding GNAT family N-acetyltransferase, translating into MAAIEVRDARPSDADALVALWRELSTAAGLPSRLPAPPSPAAAEVAVSKHLDDPFGRLLVVELDGQVQGMAYLRRTMISPLHDDSTVAVEYLHVSDTSRRHGLGKALIAEAVTWAEHESCLHLAVVAPAIAREANRFLARLGLGQAGVLRFANTHTVRRRLTAEHAPNLLALLSSRRSAVARRAVSSRAAPESAGK; encoded by the coding sequence GTGGCAGCCATCGAGGTGAGGGACGCCCGGCCGAGCGACGCCGACGCGCTGGTGGCGCTGTGGCGTGAGCTCAGCACCGCTGCCGGTCTGCCGTCCCGGCTCCCGGCGCCGCCGTCGCCCGCCGCCGCCGAGGTTGCCGTCAGCAAGCATCTGGACGACCCGTTCGGCCGGCTGCTGGTGGTCGAGCTGGACGGCCAGGTGCAAGGTATGGCGTACCTGCGCCGGACCATGATCAGCCCGCTGCACGACGACTCGACCGTCGCTGTCGAGTACCTGCACGTCAGCGACACGTCCCGCCGGCACGGCCTCGGCAAGGCGCTGATCGCGGAAGCGGTCACCTGGGCCGAGCACGAGAGCTGTCTTCACCTGGCCGTGGTCGCCCCCGCGATCGCCCGCGAGGCGAACCGCTTCCTCGCCCGCCTCGGCCTCGGGCAAGCCGGCGTACTGCGGTTCGCGAACACGCACACCGTACGTCGCCGGCTCACCGCCGAGCACGCGCCGAACCTGCTCGCCCTGCTGTCGTCGCGCCGCTCGGCGGTCGCCCGGCGCGCGGTCAGCTCCCGGGCGGCGCCTGAATCAGCTGGCAAGTGA
- a CDS encoding NUDIX hydrolase, producing MPTPKFVLDLREKIGHDLLWLSGLTAVVLNDREEVLLVERADNGRWSLVAGILEPGEQPAVGLVREIQEETAVEAVVERLISVESLPPSSYPNGDQVQFLDLCFRCRPVRGEPRVNDDESLDVRWWPLNALPDLTDREMECIKNALSPGPQPVFATS from the coding sequence ATGCCGACACCGAAGTTCGTCCTCGACCTGCGCGAGAAGATCGGGCACGACCTGCTGTGGCTGAGCGGGCTCACTGCGGTCGTGCTCAACGACCGGGAGGAGGTGCTCCTCGTCGAGCGTGCCGACAACGGCCGCTGGAGCCTGGTCGCCGGGATCCTCGAGCCAGGTGAGCAGCCGGCCGTCGGGCTGGTGCGCGAGATCCAGGAGGAGACCGCGGTCGAGGCAGTCGTCGAGCGCCTGATCAGCGTCGAGTCACTCCCGCCCAGCAGCTACCCGAACGGCGACCAGGTCCAGTTCCTCGACCTCTGCTTCCGCTGCCGCCCGGTCCGCGGCGAGCCCCGCGTCAACGACGACGAGTCCCTCGACGTCCGTTGGTGGCCCCTGAACGCCCTCCCAGACCTCACGGACCGGGAGATGGAGTGCATCAAGAACGCGCTCTCCCCCGGCCCGCAGCCGGTGTTCGCGACCTCTTAG
- a CDS encoding extracellular solute-binding protein — translation MPNDHARPGLSRRSLIAGALGLTAAAGGGVLSACSGSSNAGTAAPGSGAAAPSVTLGPKLATVQYPEGYVGPVARTLKPITTEKTTFKIVVKQDVTIGDWKTNAFTKWLEQKTGVHIEWMQVGGTDDDVMTKVNAMVAAGDIPDAFLGIAFTRSQLFLYGQQGLFTDVGQYIDGYALNLQQAMKDYPDTRKLIQAPDKKIYSFPGINDCYHCRASDGRAWLNTEWIKQVGLAMPQTTDEFHEVLRAFKKADLAGNGKTIPFAGYKDSAIDPFFMNPFIYNPGEPWLVVRDGKVDVAFDKDEWREGLKFGNSLYKDGLINRDVFTADEDQLKRYGNATGKPLIGGARTNYWGVFVDIDQKDPNARWRQYEACPPLKGPNGVQYAAWDYTGVGVEVAHLVITKKCAKPEQLVQWADAQYELEAILRGYGGPAFSWAKKGELGINGKQAVYGFDATWNSQKNINWSQDNPMYRSQDFRLSERVNPKDMTFEKPLYEQTRDKYFPHKQPQEMQFPPVTLDQDQAAQEAELRTNLKGEVNQSFAKFLTGQLDPNDDGAWNDYKGRVEKIGVKPYLELQQAAYETYNG, via the coding sequence ATGCCGAACGATCACGCACGCCCGGGACTCAGCCGCCGATCACTCATCGCCGGCGCACTCGGACTGACCGCGGCCGCCGGCGGCGGTGTGCTCAGCGCGTGCAGCGGCTCGAGCAACGCCGGCACCGCAGCCCCGGGTTCAGGCGCCGCGGCGCCCAGCGTCACGCTCGGCCCGAAGCTGGCGACGGTGCAGTACCCGGAGGGGTACGTCGGCCCGGTCGCCCGCACGTTGAAGCCGATCACGACCGAGAAGACGACGTTCAAAATCGTCGTCAAGCAGGACGTCACGATCGGCGACTGGAAGACGAACGCGTTCACCAAGTGGCTGGAGCAGAAGACCGGGGTCCACATCGAATGGATGCAGGTCGGCGGCACCGACGACGACGTGATGACCAAGGTCAATGCGATGGTCGCCGCCGGTGACATCCCGGACGCCTTCCTCGGGATCGCGTTCACCCGGTCGCAACTGTTCCTGTACGGCCAGCAGGGACTGTTCACCGATGTCGGTCAGTACATCGACGGGTACGCGCTGAACCTGCAGCAGGCGATGAAGGACTATCCCGACACCCGCAAGCTGATCCAGGCGCCGGACAAGAAGATCTACTCCTTCCCCGGCATCAACGACTGCTACCACTGCCGGGCCAGCGACGGCCGCGCCTGGCTGAACACCGAGTGGATCAAGCAGGTCGGGCTGGCCATGCCGCAGACCACCGACGAGTTCCACGAAGTACTGCGCGCGTTCAAGAAGGCCGATCTGGCGGGTAACGGCAAGACGATTCCGTTCGCCGGGTACAAGGACTCCGCGATCGACCCGTTCTTCATGAACCCGTTCATCTACAACCCGGGCGAGCCGTGGCTGGTGGTTCGCGACGGCAAGGTCGACGTCGCGTTCGACAAGGACGAGTGGCGTGAGGGGCTGAAGTTCGGGAACAGCCTGTACAAGGACGGGCTGATCAACCGGGACGTGTTCACCGCCGACGAGGACCAACTGAAGCGCTACGGCAACGCGACAGGCAAGCCGCTGATCGGGGGCGCCCGGACGAACTACTGGGGCGTCTTCGTGGACATCGACCAGAAGGACCCGAACGCCCGCTGGCGCCAGTACGAGGCGTGCCCGCCGCTGAAGGGACCGAACGGCGTCCAGTACGCGGCGTGGGATTACACCGGCGTCGGCGTCGAGGTGGCCCACCTGGTCATCACCAAGAAGTGCGCCAAGCCGGAGCAGCTGGTCCAGTGGGCCGACGCCCAGTACGAGCTGGAGGCGATCCTGCGTGGGTACGGCGGTCCGGCGTTCTCGTGGGCGAAGAAGGGCGAGCTCGGGATCAACGGCAAGCAGGCGGTCTATGGGTTCGACGCGACCTGGAACTCGCAGAAGAACATCAACTGGAGCCAGGACAACCCGATGTACCGGTCCCAGGACTTCCGGCTCAGTGAGCGGGTGAACCCGAAGGACATGACCTTCGAGAAGCCGCTCTACGAGCAGACCAGGGACAAGTACTTCCCGCACAAGCAGCCGCAGGAGATGCAGTTCCCGCCGGTCACCCTGGACCAGGACCAGGCCGCGCAAGAGGCGGAGCTGAGGACCAACCTCAAGGGCGAGGTGAACCAGTCGTTCGCCAAGTTCCTCACCGGGCAGCTCGACCCCAACGACGACGGTGCGTGGAACGACTACAAGGGCCGGGTCGAGAAGATCGGCGTGAAGCCATATCTGGAACTCCAGCAGGCCGCGTACGAGACGTACAACGGATGA
- a CDS encoding DUF554 domain-containing protein produces the protein MSGGTSLFIGIGTVVNVGTVLVGSVLGVLVGHRLSHRTRDLVTDAIGLVTLLIAISSALTVGDHALSDAVGDSAPILIVLGAMLIGGIAGSLLKIEQRLEGFGAWMQRRFDRGEGQNTFVEGFVSASMVFCVGPLTFLGALSDGLGRGADQLFLKAVLDGFTSIAFAASFGWGVAASALVVLVVQGLMTAVGAVLGDVLPEAHVTALGATGGVMLIGVALRLLKLKQVAVADLLPALIVAPLLVQLLVVIRN, from the coding sequence ATGTCCGGAGGGACCAGTTTGTTCATCGGAATCGGGACCGTCGTGAACGTCGGGACAGTACTCGTAGGTTCGGTACTCGGCGTGCTCGTCGGGCACCGGCTCAGTCACCGCACCAGGGATCTCGTCACCGACGCGATCGGCCTGGTCACCCTGCTGATCGCAATTTCTTCTGCACTCACCGTCGGCGACCACGCACTCAGCGACGCCGTCGGCGACAGCGCCCCGATCCTGATCGTGCTGGGCGCGATGCTGATCGGCGGGATCGCCGGTTCGCTGCTCAAGATCGAGCAGCGGCTGGAGGGCTTCGGCGCGTGGATGCAGCGCCGGTTCGACCGCGGCGAAGGGCAGAACACCTTCGTCGAAGGGTTCGTGTCCGCGTCGATGGTGTTCTGCGTCGGGCCGCTGACGTTCCTCGGGGCGCTGTCCGACGGACTCGGCCGCGGCGCGGATCAGCTGTTCCTGAAGGCGGTTCTGGACGGCTTCACGTCGATCGCCTTCGCCGCGTCGTTCGGCTGGGGCGTCGCCGCGTCGGCCTTGGTCGTCCTCGTCGTACAGGGCCTGATGACGGCCGTCGGCGCCGTACTGGGCGACGTACTGCCGGAGGCCCACGTGACCGCACTCGGCGCGACCGGCGGCGTGATGCTCATCGGTGTCGCGCTGCGGCTGCTGAAGCTGAAGCAGGTGGCCGTCGCCGACCTGTTGCCGGCGTTGATCGTCGCGCCGCTGCTGGTTCAGTTGCTCGTTGTCATCCGCAACTGA